The following proteins are encoded in a genomic region of Sylvia atricapilla isolate bSylAtr1 chromosome 14, bSylAtr1.pri, whole genome shotgun sequence:
- the UBLCP1 gene encoding ubiquitin-like domain-containing CTD phosphatase 1, with product MSLSLIIKWGGQEYTITSLSEEDTVLDLKQSLKGLTGVLPERQKLLGLKMKGKPADDDVKLGALKLKPNTKIMMMGTREESLEDVLGPPPDNDDVVNDFDIEEEVVEVENREENLLKISRRVKEYKVEILNPPREGKKLLVLDVDYTLFDHRSCAETGVELMRPYLHEFLTSAYEDYDIVIWSATNMKWIEAKMKELGVSTNANYKITFMLDSAAMITVHTPRRGLIDVKPLGVIWGKFSEYYSKKNTIMFDDIGRNFLMNPQNGLKIRPFMKAHLNRDKDKELLKLTQYLKEIAKLDDFLELNHKHWERYLSKKQGQ from the exons atgtctctctctctcataaTAAAATGGGGTGGACAGGAGTACACGATAACCTCGCTGTCAGAAGAAGACACAGTGTTGGACCTGAAACAGTCGCTGAAAGGCCTCACTGGAGTGTTACCAGAGCGTCAAAAACTACTTGGGCTTAAAATGAAGG GCAAACCTGCAGATGATGATGTTAAGCTTGGAGCCCTCAAGTTGAAACCAAATACTAAGATAATGATGATGGGCACACGTGAAGAGAGTTTG GAAGATGTCCTTGGGCCGCCTCCAGATAATGATGATGTGGTCAATGACTTTGATATTGAAGAGGAAGTTGTGGAAGTAGAAAATAG GGAAGAAAATCTACTAAAAATTTCCCGTAGAGTTAAAGAATACAAAGTGGAAATTCTGAATCCTCctagagaagggaaaaagctgCTGGTGCTAGATGTTGATTATACACTGTTTG ACCACAGGTCATGTGCTGAGACTGGAGTAGAACTGATGAGGCCATACCTTCATGAATTCCTGACTTCTGCATATGAGGACTATGATATTGTAATTTGGT CTGCTACTAATATGAAGTGGATTGAAGCCAAAATGAAA GAGCTCGGGGTGAGTACCAATGCAAACTACAAGATAACTTTCATGCTGGACAGTGCTGCCATGATAACAGTGCACACTCCTCGGAGAGGACTAATAGAT GTGAAGCCTCTTGGTGTTATCTGGGGAAAGTTTTCAGAAtattacagcaaaaaaaatactattatgTTTGATGATATTGGCCGAAACTTCCTGATGAACCCACAGAATGGACTCAAG ATAAGGCCTTTTATGAAAGCACATTTAAATCGGGATAAAGACAAGGAGCTTCTAAAGCTCACCCAATACCTCAAAGAAATAGCAAAACTAGATGACTTTTTGGAGCTGAATCACAAACATTGGGAAAG gtATCTTTCAAAGAAGCAAGGACAATAA